In Mesorhizobium sp. 113-3-3, a genomic segment contains:
- a CDS encoding IS1096 element passenger TnpR family protein yields MVGRTQLRNGSRFLYEYDLNFPWEHEVRLEQRRPVKPGAHYPACTGGDGNCPPEDCGGPEAWMWQRDEALGPDLHEDLATALQFITEIGDTRSLAVLDDPDRAWELQELLFRIKGRATLVWGDDCQASSYFISTIS; encoded by the coding sequence ATGGTTGGCCGCACGCAACTGCGTAACGGCAGCCGGTTCCTGTACGAGTACGACCTCAACTTCCCTTGGGAGCACGAGGTCCGGCTAGAGCAGCGCCGGCCTGTCAAACCCGGAGCTCACTATCCGGCGTGTACGGGCGGCGACGGCAACTGTCCGCCTGAGGATTGTGGTGGACCGGAAGCCTGGATGTGGCAGAGGGACGAGGCGCTCGGGCCTGACCTCCATGAGGATCTCGCCACAGCATTGCAATTCATCACGGAAATCGGCGACACCCGGTCCCTTGCGGTCCTCGATGATCCGGACCGCGCTTGGGAATTACAGGAATTGCTGTTTCGGATCAAAGGCCGAGCTACACTTGTATGGGGCGATGATTGTCAAGCCAGCTCCTACTTCATTTCGACCATCTCCTAG
- the dgt gene encoding dGTP triphosphohydrolase — protein sequence MADLNWEKLLNAQRRKDKAKGKAAERSAKTAEHRTELERDHDRILFSTPVRRMQDKTQVFPLDPHDSVRTRLTHSHEVANMARSFGTALVHVYPDKLNLPEAVNAGRNVPALLEAIGLAHDLGNPPFGHQGEDAIQSWVKSKGPEIFEGLDGAALREDFLRFEGNAQAFRLLTRLQIVNDDFGLNMSYAFLAALMKYPSPSDKVNKSVLARKKFNFFQSEANIAREVWAETGLAEGIRHPLTFVMEACDDIAYSVVDVEDAAKKGLINFDRLVGYLTHKAEEDEAVLKVVEKAKEQHQEFREKSLSAAELDDITMQMFRVNAIGVMIVAATDAFVTNLDAIMAGTFDKELMAVSKAARLWRLLKEFAGKHIYPHRQVLEVELTGHQTIHGLMDIFWAAITNRKDPLDIASKRTSPLHSYVYSRISENYRRVAEASDNRMPIRYRELQLMTDMVSGMTDGFAISLLKDLRARGAA from the coding sequence TTGGCTGACCTAAATTGGGAAAAGTTGCTCAATGCGCAACGGCGCAAGGATAAGGCCAAGGGCAAGGCCGCCGAGCGCTCCGCCAAAACCGCCGAACACCGGACCGAGCTGGAGCGCGATCATGACCGCATTCTGTTCTCGACACCTGTTCGACGCATGCAGGACAAAACGCAGGTTTTTCCACTGGACCCCCATGACAGCGTGCGGACGCGCCTGACCCATAGCCATGAAGTAGCTAACATGGCACGCAGCTTCGGTACCGCGCTGGTCCACGTCTATCCCGACAAGTTGAATTTGCCCGAAGCCGTAAATGCCGGGCGTAATGTCCCTGCCCTGCTAGAAGCGATCGGGCTGGCCCACGACCTGGGCAATCCGCCCTTTGGTCACCAAGGTGAGGATGCGATCCAATCTTGGGTGAAGTCCAAGGGACCAGAGATCTTTGAAGGGCTGGATGGTGCCGCATTGCGCGAAGATTTCCTTCGGTTCGAAGGAAACGCTCAAGCATTCAGGCTGCTAACCCGGCTGCAGATCGTCAACGATGACTTCGGACTCAACATGAGCTACGCGTTCCTCGCGGCTCTAATGAAATACCCCAGTCCTTCAGATAAGGTGAACAAGTCGGTGCTGGCTCGCAAGAAGTTCAACTTCTTCCAGTCAGAAGCCAACATCGCCAGGGAAGTCTGGGCTGAAACCGGGCTTGCTGAAGGTATTCGGCACCCGCTTACCTTCGTCATGGAAGCCTGTGACGACATCGCCTACTCCGTCGTCGATGTTGAAGATGCCGCGAAGAAGGGGCTCATCAATTTCGACCGTCTCGTCGGCTACCTGACGCACAAGGCAGAGGAGGACGAGGCCGTTCTCAAGGTAGTCGAGAAGGCCAAGGAGCAGCACCAAGAATTCCGTGAGAAATCCCTGTCGGCGGCAGAGCTTGACGACATCACAATGCAGATGTTTCGGGTCAACGCGATTGGTGTGATGATCGTCGCAGCGACAGATGCGTTCGTGACAAACCTGGACGCAATTATGGCCGGCACGTTCGACAAGGAACTGATGGCAGTGTCCAAAGCGGCACGCCTATGGCGTTTGCTCAAGGAATTCGCCGGCAAGCACATCTACCCGCACCGCCAGGTGCTTGAGGTTGAACTGACGGGCCATCAGACGATTCACGGACTCATGGACATCTTCTGGGCAGCCATCACCAACCGGAAAGATCCGCTGGATATCGCCTCGAAGCGAACATCGCCCCTTCACAGCTATGTCTATTCCCGAATTTCGGAGAATTACCGCCGCGTCGCTGAGGCTTCGGACAACCGCATGCCTATCCGCTATCGTGAACTGCAGCTGATGACGGACATGGTGTCGGGCATGACGGACGGCTTCGCGATCTCGCTGCTGAAAGATCTGCGGGCACGGGGCGCGGCATGA